From the Cervus elaphus chromosome 20, mCerEla1.1, whole genome shotgun sequence genome, one window contains:
- the CD244 gene encoding natural killer cell receptor 2B4 isoform X1: MLGQVLGLTLLLLIKGHQGQGSAHHVVGISGEPVWLHNPGLQRNIYSVRWKMPSFSESSNYFTWSWKNDSGWTEVRGTLNLTLHHFNQRLNFISKDFTLLIKAAQPQDSGLYTLEVTSHSGKLWTYDFQVSIFDRVERPHLVEKQKVLDGDFCQVTLSCSVARGGDVSYAWYRGTELIQTPGNLTELVDKVDVSGLHLYTCNVSNPVSWANHSLQLTQGCQSDHQDATFLFILVSVMILLVALFLGTLIYLCVRRKRKQSRTTPEVLTIYEDVNNMRTRRNQEQKPPGEEGKTIYSTIQSQPSASTSQDNANTLYSLVQASWKTGSKKENHSPSFNKTIYEEVGKRTSKAENPARLSRRELENFCIYS, encoded by the exons GTTCTGCTCATCATGTGGTTGGAATCTCAGGAGAGCCTGTCTGGTTACACAACCCCGGCTTACAAAGAAATATATACTCTGTTAGATGGAAGATGCCCTCATTCTCAGAGTCAAGTAATTATTTCACATGGTCTTGGAAGAATGATTCTGGCTGGACCGAAGTAAGGGGAACTTTGAATCTGACTTTACATCATTTCAACCAAAGATTAAACTTTATAAGCAAAGACTTCACTCTTCTCATCAAGGCAGCTCAGCCACAGGACAGTGGCCTCTACACTCTGGAGGTCACCAGTCACTCTGGGAAGCTTTGGACATATGATTTCCAGGTTTCTATATTTG ATCGTGTTGAGAGGCCCCACCTGGTGGAGAAGCAGAAGGTCCTGGATGGGGACTTTTGTCAAGTGACTCTGTCCTGCTCAGTCGCCAGAGGTGGTGACGTGAGCTATGCTTGGTATAGAGGGACTGAGCTGATACAGACACCTGGGAACCTCACGGAACTGGTGGATAAGGTTGATGTCAGTGGTTTGCACTTATATACCTGCAATGTCAGCAATCCAGTCAGTTGGGCAAACCACAGCCTCCAACTAACGCAGGGCTGCCAGAGTGACCACCAAG ACGCCACTTTCCTGTTCATCTTGGTGAGCGTCATGATTCTCCTCGTGGCACTGTTCCTGGGCACCCTCATCTACCTCTGTGTGCGGAGGAAGAGGAAGCAGTCAC GGACAACCCCAGAAGTTCTGACAATCTATGAAGATGTCAACAACATGCGAACCAGGAGGAATCAA GAGCagaaaccccctggagaagaagggAAAACCATCTACTCCACGATCCAGTCCCAG CCTTCTGCTTCCACGTCACAAGATAATGCAAATACACTGTATTCATTAGTACAGGCTTCCTGGAAG ACTGGATCCAAGAAGGAGAACCACAGCCCGTCCTTCAATAAAACTATCTACGAAGAG GTTGGAAAAAGAACTTCCAAAGCTGAGAACCCTGCTCGACTGAGTCGTAGGGAGCTGGAGAACTTCTGCATATATTCCTAG
- the CD244 gene encoding natural killer cell receptor 2B4 isoform X2, whose product MPSFSESSNYFTWSWKNDSGWTEVRGTLNLTLHHFNQRLNFISKDFTLLIKAAQPQDSGLYTLEVTSHSGKLWTYDFQVSIFDRVERPHLVEKQKVLDGDFCQVTLSCSVARGGDVSYAWYRGTELIQTPGNLTELVDKVDVSGLHLYTCNVSNPVSWANHSLQLTQGCQSDHQDATFLFILVSVMILLVALFLGTLIYLCVRRKRKQSRTTPEVLTIYEDVNNMRTRRNQEQKPPGEEGKTIYSTIQSQPSASTSQDNANTLYSLVQASWKTGSKKENHSPSFNKTIYEEVGKRTSKAENPARLSRRELENFCIYS is encoded by the exons ATGCCCTCATTCTCAGAGTCAAGTAATTATTTCACATGGTCTTGGAAGAATGATTCTGGCTGGACCGAAGTAAGGGGAACTTTGAATCTGACTTTACATCATTTCAACCAAAGATTAAACTTTATAAGCAAAGACTTCACTCTTCTCATCAAGGCAGCTCAGCCACAGGACAGTGGCCTCTACACTCTGGAGGTCACCAGTCACTCTGGGAAGCTTTGGACATATGATTTCCAGGTTTCTATATTTG ATCGTGTTGAGAGGCCCCACCTGGTGGAGAAGCAGAAGGTCCTGGATGGGGACTTTTGTCAAGTGACTCTGTCCTGCTCAGTCGCCAGAGGTGGTGACGTGAGCTATGCTTGGTATAGAGGGACTGAGCTGATACAGACACCTGGGAACCTCACGGAACTGGTGGATAAGGTTGATGTCAGTGGTTTGCACTTATATACCTGCAATGTCAGCAATCCAGTCAGTTGGGCAAACCACAGCCTCCAACTAACGCAGGGCTGCCAGAGTGACCACCAAG ACGCCACTTTCCTGTTCATCTTGGTGAGCGTCATGATTCTCCTCGTGGCACTGTTCCTGGGCACCCTCATCTACCTCTGTGTGCGGAGGAAGAGGAAGCAGTCAC GGACAACCCCAGAAGTTCTGACAATCTATGAAGATGTCAACAACATGCGAACCAGGAGGAATCAA GAGCagaaaccccctggagaagaagggAAAACCATCTACTCCACGATCCAGTCCCAG CCTTCTGCTTCCACGTCACAAGATAATGCAAATACACTGTATTCATTAGTACAGGCTTCCTGGAAG ACTGGATCCAAGAAGGAGAACCACAGCCCGTCCTTCAATAAAACTATCTACGAAGAG GTTGGAAAAAGAACTTCCAAAGCTGAGAACCCTGCTCGACTGAGTCGTAGGGAGCTGGAGAACTTCTGCATATATTCCTAG